One window of the Synechococcus sp. CC9311 genome contains the following:
- a CDS encoding isochorismate synthase MenF, translating into MTAAFKQPTAAQSFGTLLERAQRAWNQRQVEEGTFSIALPIAPQDPLKQLPCLAADSSFRFLWDSAPGLCLAAAGQCQHLELAGPRRFEIAQRFSDTTLQRLIDASPEAPCQARSRVLLAFSFFEQSKEQQENIDAVPCLQALLPRWQLSRHGQQSWLRMHGHACDDSDVRVLTEALWQMAEVLNATSPLAEQDDAMVLGTPVGCWKERYQPALEQGLKLVNDGALHKLVLAVRQSIELTTPLSPLPLLRRLRHQQTGSCRFLWQRGSNDAFFGASPERLLNLRNGRLRSDALAGTAGRGEGGDTLMQSSKDRHEHELVVKAISDSLGEKGLTPQRPRRPQLARHGHLIHLHTPICADATGHQALALAAALHPTPAVAGLPRREAMHWLQTLEPFERGGYAAPIGWIDQAGDAELRVAIRCGHLRGNQLDLTAGAGLVRGSIAERELQEVSQKLAVLADQLDLHSGNRGRTQTPLQ; encoded by the coding sequence ATGACAGCCGCTTTCAAACAACCAACGGCTGCTCAATCTTTCGGCACCCTGCTGGAGAGGGCTCAACGCGCCTGGAATCAGCGCCAAGTCGAGGAGGGCACCTTCAGCATCGCCCTGCCGATAGCCCCTCAGGATCCTCTCAAACAGTTGCCATGCCTGGCGGCAGACAGCTCTTTTCGTTTCCTATGGGACAGCGCCCCAGGCCTCTGCCTCGCTGCGGCTGGTCAATGCCAACACCTTGAGCTGGCAGGTCCGCGGCGATTTGAGATTGCTCAACGGTTCAGCGACACCACCCTGCAACGCTTAATTGATGCCAGCCCTGAAGCACCTTGCCAGGCCCGTTCAAGGGTCTTGCTGGCCTTCAGCTTCTTTGAACAAAGCAAGGAGCAGCAGGAAAATATTGACGCCGTTCCCTGCTTGCAGGCGCTGCTCCCACGCTGGCAATTGAGTCGGCATGGCCAACAAAGCTGGTTGCGGATGCATGGCCATGCCTGCGATGACTCCGATGTTCGTGTTTTAACGGAAGCGCTATGGCAGATGGCCGAAGTGCTCAACGCAACCTCGCCACTCGCTGAGCAAGACGATGCAATGGTTCTGGGCACCCCAGTGGGTTGCTGGAAAGAGCGCTATCAACCAGCTCTCGAGCAAGGGCTGAAATTAGTGAACGATGGAGCGCTGCACAAATTGGTGCTGGCAGTGCGTCAATCGATCGAACTCACCACACCTCTCTCTCCCTTACCTCTGTTGCGACGGCTGCGGCATCAGCAGACGGGCAGCTGCCGTTTCCTCTGGCAACGAGGAAGCAACGATGCTTTTTTTGGAGCTTCCCCTGAGCGACTGCTCAATCTGCGTAACGGGCGATTGCGCAGTGATGCCCTCGCTGGGACTGCAGGACGAGGGGAAGGCGGCGACACCCTGATGCAGTCGAGTAAGGACCGTCATGAGCATGAACTAGTGGTCAAGGCGATCAGCGACAGCCTTGGCGAAAAGGGACTCACCCCCCAAAGGCCTCGGCGTCCCCAACTGGCACGACATGGGCATTTGATCCACCTTCATACCCCTATTTGTGCCGATGCCACAGGGCATCAGGCCCTTGCCCTCGCCGCCGCACTCCACCCCACTCCAGCGGTAGCGGGCTTGCCGAGGAGGGAGGCGATGCATTGGCTGCAAACACTGGAACCATTCGAACGCGGTGGTTATGCAGCGCCCATCGGCTGGATCGACCAAGCCGGTGATGCGGAATTGCGGGTTGCCATCCGCTGCGGACACCTGCGCGGAAACCAACTTGATCTCACCGCAGGAGCTGGCCTTGTGCGGGGATCCATTGCCGAACGGGAGCTTCAGGAGGTCAGCCAAAAGCTGGCCGTCTTGGCCGACCAGCTTGATCTTCACTCAGGGAATAGGGGGCGAACGCAGACGCCACTCCAGTGA
- the menA gene encoding 2-carboxy-1,4-naphthoquinone phytyltransferase: MPDPQAVATRYAMSDRQRLWKAAIKWRMYSVAVMPVVLAAGWRLGVQASVRWDHFLGFLLAAVLLLLWENLSNDLFDAETGVDVAGKPHSIVALVGQRRPVRRWACLALLSGLALMLTLALRSSFAVLPLVLVSCGMGYLYQGPPFRLGYRGLGEPLCWLAFGPFATAAALLVLAPADQAAVPWQLALMLGSGPALATSLVLFCSHFHQVDEDAAHGKCSPVVRLGTAKAASLVPGFVAGTLALEWVPVLHGDWPLTALFSAIGLPAAAALIRLLRDHHAEPDRITGSKFLALRFQALNGLGLSAGLALGPLLS, encoded by the coding sequence ATGCCAGATCCCCAGGCTGTCGCAACCCGTTACGCCATGTCCGATCGTCAACGCCTCTGGAAGGCCGCAATCAAGTGGCGGATGTATTCGGTTGCTGTGATGCCCGTGGTGTTAGCAGCGGGCTGGCGACTGGGTGTCCAGGCGTCGGTGCGCTGGGATCACTTTTTGGGGTTTTTGCTCGCGGCGGTGCTTCTTCTCCTTTGGGAGAACCTCAGCAATGACTTGTTTGATGCAGAAACAGGCGTTGATGTGGCCGGCAAACCTCATTCGATCGTGGCGCTTGTAGGGCAACGCCGGCCTGTACGTCGTTGGGCTTGTCTTGCGTTGCTTTCAGGCCTGGCCTTGATGTTGACGCTCGCGTTGCGAAGTTCGTTCGCCGTGCTTCCTCTGGTGCTCGTGAGCTGTGGGATGGGATACCTGTATCAAGGTCCACCCTTCCGGTTGGGGTATCGGGGATTGGGGGAGCCTCTCTGTTGGCTGGCGTTTGGGCCGTTTGCTACCGCAGCAGCGTTGCTTGTGTTGGCTCCTGCTGATCAAGCTGCAGTGCCTTGGCAACTCGCTCTGATGCTTGGCTCAGGCCCTGCACTTGCAACGTCTCTGGTGTTGTTTTGCTCCCACTTTCATCAGGTCGATGAGGACGCAGCCCACGGCAAATGCTCCCCGGTGGTGCGTTTAGGTACGGCCAAAGCGGCCAGCTTGGTGCCCGGGTTTGTGGCAGGCACCCTCGCGCTCGAATGGGTGCCAGTTCTTCACGGTGATTGGCCTCTCACGGCCTTATTTAGTGCGATTGGCCTTCCAGCGGCAGCGGCGCTGATTCGTTTGCTGCGTGATCACCATGCCGAACCGGATCGAATCACTGGCAGCAAATTTTTGGCGCTCCGTTTTCAGGCTCTCAATGGTCTTGGCTTAAGTGCGGGATTAGCGCTGGGCCCCCTCCTGAGTTGA
- the gshB gene encoding glutathione synthase produces the protein MRHLFVLDPLDRINPAKDSTAALMQAAQRAGHEVWAATPADLIALGDEPLAVAVPVQPDPWIEIGEPERCPLNRFGAIWMRKDPPVDEAYLYATHLLDVAERAGALVLNRPASLRSWNEKLGALRFSRWMAPTLVSGRVSELSAFALEQEEVVLKPLGGRAGLGVVRVSASAPGLGALLELVTEQGSLPVMAQRFLPAVTEGDKRILLVDGEPLGAVNRKPKEGEFRSNLAVGGFPEATELTERERLICEALAPALRSEGLFFVGIDVIGGMLSEINVTSPTGIREVERLMNVPLADMVIARLSGSSS, from the coding sequence ATGCGCCACCTCTTCGTGTTGGATCCGCTGGATCGGATCAACCCTGCAAAAGATTCCACAGCCGCCTTGATGCAGGCGGCTCAGCGCGCCGGCCATGAGGTCTGGGCGGCTACGCCTGCAGATTTGATTGCTCTGGGTGATGAGCCCTTAGCGGTTGCTGTGCCAGTGCAGCCCGATCCCTGGATTGAGATCGGCGAACCAGAGCGCTGTCCGCTCAATCGCTTTGGAGCGATCTGGATGCGGAAAGATCCTCCCGTTGATGAGGCTTATCTCTATGCAACCCACTTGCTCGATGTGGCCGAGCGAGCGGGTGCCTTGGTGCTGAATCGTCCGGCATCGCTGCGTAGTTGGAATGAAAAGCTTGGAGCCCTGCGCTTCAGCCGCTGGATGGCTCCCACACTGGTATCGGGACGTGTTTCGGAGCTGTCGGCCTTTGCTCTTGAACAAGAAGAAGTGGTTTTGAAGCCCCTCGGGGGAAGGGCTGGCTTAGGTGTTGTGCGCGTTTCAGCGTCCGCGCCAGGACTTGGGGCGTTGCTTGAACTGGTCACGGAACAGGGCTCCCTTCCGGTGATGGCTCAACGCTTTCTGCCTGCCGTCACCGAGGGCGATAAGCGAATTTTGCTCGTGGATGGAGAACCCCTGGGCGCCGTGAACCGCAAGCCCAAAGAGGGGGAGTTTCGAAGCAATCTCGCCGTTGGCGGCTTTCCGGAGGCCACGGAGCTCACGGAGCGTGAACGCTTGATCTGTGAGGCCTTGGCCCCGGCTTTGCGCTCGGAGGGTTTGTTCTTTGTGGGTATCGATGTGATCGGCGGGATGCTGAGTGAAATCAACGTCACCAGTCCAACGGGTATTCGCGAGGTTGAGCGACTGATGAATGTGCCCCTGGCCGACATGGTGATTGCTCGCCTGAGTGGTTCTTCGTCCTGA
- the grxC gene encoding glutaredoxin 3: MAKVEIYTWSTCPFCVRAKGLLDRKGVAYSEVSVDGDEPGRDAMAARGNGKRSVPQIFINDQHVGGCDELHGLERAGKLDGLLAGQA, encoded by the coding sequence ATGGCCAAGGTTGAGATCTACACCTGGAGCACCTGTCCGTTTTGCGTGCGCGCCAAGGGTTTGCTGGACCGCAAGGGTGTGGCCTACTCCGAAGTCTCGGTTGATGGGGATGAGCCTGGACGTGATGCGATGGCCGCTCGTGGCAACGGCAAGCGCAGCGTTCCTCAGATCTTTATCAATGACCAGCACGTAGGAGGCTGCGATGAACTGCATGGCCTGGAGCGGGCGGGGAAACTAGATGGCCTGCTCGCCGGTCAGGCCTGA